The DNA sequence ATGGCCTTTGTGGCGGGAGACGGTGAGATTAGGCGCGACCATCGGGGCTTAGAAGAATGCCTGAATGCCGGTCTGTGCACGGCCCAGGATCAGTGCATGAATATCGTGCGTGCCTTCATAGGTGTTCACCGTTTCCAGGTTCATCACATGGCGGATCACGTGATACTCGTCTGAAATGCCGTTCCCTCCATGCATGTCGCGGGCAACGCGGGCAATGTCGAGCGCTTTGCCACAATTGTTCCGCTTCATCAGGGAAATAGACTCTGGTGCAGCCGTATTCGCGTCAAAGTTCCGGCCGAGTTGCAGGCAGGAATGCAGCCCCAACGTGATCTCCGTCTGCATGTCCGCAAGCTTCTTCTGAATAAGCTGATTGGCGGCGAGGGGTCTTCCAAACTGATTGCGCTCTAATGTATAGGTCCGGGCCGCATGCCAGCAGAATTCGGCGGCACCAAGGACGCCCCAGGCGATCCCGTAGCGCGCCCGATTGAGACAGCCAAACGGGCCGGCAAGACCGCGAACGTTCGGGAGCAGGTTCTCTTCCGGCACAAAACATTCATCAAGCATGATGCCGCCAGTGATAGAGGCCCGGAGAGACATTTTGCCTTCGATCTTCGGTGTTTCGAAGCCCTTAAAGTCGCGCTCCACAATGAAGCCGCGAATGACATCATCTTCTGTCTTTGCCCAGACAACGGCGAGGTCCGCGATAGGGGAGTTCGTTATCCAGAGCTTGGAGCCCGAGAGGGAATATCCACCATCGACTTTTTTGGCGCGGGTCTTCATCGAGCCTGGGTCCGACCCATGGTCTGGCTCGGTGAGACCAAAGCAACCAACCCATTCACCGGTCGCGAGCTTAGGGAGATATTTCATCCGCTGTTCTTCTGATCCGTAAGCATAGATCGGATGCATAACGAGGCTCGACTGCACACTCATGGCGGAGCGATAGCCGCTGTCGACCCGCTCAACTTCGCGGGCAACGAGGCCGTAGCAGACATAGTTCAGGCCCGCGCAGCCATATTTCTCTGGAATGGTTGACCCGAGCAGACCCTGCTCGCCCATCTGGTTCATGATCGAGCGGTCAAATTTTTCGTGCCGGTTGGCCTCAATAATGCCGGGCATCAGCTTGTCTTGGGCAAAAGCGGCAGCGCTATCGCGCACCAGGCGTTCTTCTTCACTCAGCTGGTCATCAAAGCCCAGGGCGTCCTCCCAGTTAAAAGGGGGAAGCTTTGGGTTAGCAACGGGCTGGGTGTCACCGGAGGCGGCGGCCTGAGACATGGGGAGGCTCCAATCAATAAAGAATATTGAGGGTGATATAGCACTTTGAGCGCTCAGGACCAAAGTGCGGCCAGGAAAAGTGCCAAATCAGACTTGGCGGTTTTCCGTCCGGATGCGCGTTCGGCTAAAGGGCGTTTTCCGCTGCGTAGCCTTGAAGTTCAGCCGCCAGGAAGTCGACCAGAAGCCGCACTCGGCGGCTAGCCCTCAGATCTTCGTGGTAGGCGAGCCACATTTCCATGGTGAACTCAAACTGGCCGTGAAAAACAGGCAACAGATCAGCGTCCCGACGCGCTATCCCGGCCTGGCACCCTCCAATGCCCGCACCCGCTCTCAAAAGGGCCAGCTGCGCCAGTTCAGAATCACTGCGGAGCGTAAATGTGTTTGGCGGTATAGAGAGCTGCCCGATCCGGATGAGATCCAGAATCCTCGAATTGTCGTCATATCCGATGACGGACATGCCAGGAATGTCTGACAAAGAGCCGGGCAGGGGGTGTTTGGCAAGATAGGACCTGTGGGCGTAGAGATTGACCCGCGCGTTCCCGACATGTTTCGCCACCAATGCGGTCTGGGTGGGCCGTGCCATTCGAAGCGCCACATCAGCGTCACGCCGAAGCAGGTCTTGCTGGCGATCATCCAGGTTGAGCTCAATATCAATATGGGGGTATTGCGCATGGAAGCGGGCGAGCATGGGAGGCAGCACTTCTGCGCCCATGATCTCGCTGGACGTCAGCCGGACGGTGCCGCGTTCCTCCGCCGCCTCGCCGCTGGAGGTGCGTAGAAGGGCAGCGGCGGCGGCCTCCATCACTTGCACGTGGGGCAAAAGCTCGAGAGCCGCGTCTGTTGGCGCCAGCCCCATCCGCGAGCGGGTGAAGAGCGGGGTTCCAAGCGCTGCCTCGAGCCCGTCAATATGGCGTCCGAGGGTCGGCTGGGTGAGCTTCAGCGAGGCCGCGGCCGCAGAAAGACTGCCCTCGCGCATAACGGCGAGAAAGGAGCGATAAAGGGCCCAGTCCGGTTCAACTTCATTCATACAAAAAAGTATAGATAAGACACATAAATAGGCAATTTATATTCATGAACGTTTGATGCATATCAGGAGGGCACTTGAAACGGAGCCTGTCTGATGACCCAAATGAACTCTTCCCCCTCAAAGACCCTTCTCATCAT is a window from the Rhodobiaceae bacterium genome containing:
- the pgrR gene encoding HTH-type transcriptional regulator PgrR is translated as MNEVEPDWALYRSFLAVMREGSLSAAAASLKLTQPTLGRHIDGLEAALGTPLFTRSRMGLAPTDAALELLPHVQVMEAAAAALLRTSSGEAAEERGTVRLTSSEIMGAEVLPPMLARFHAQYPHIDIELNLDDRQQDLLRRDADVALRMARPTQTALVAKHVGNARVNLYAHRSYLAKHPLPGSLSDIPGMSVIGYDDNSRILDLIRIGQLSIPPNTFTLRSDSELAQLALLRAGAGIGGCQAGIARRDADLLPVFHGQFEFTMEMWLAYHEDLRASRRVRLLVDFLAAELQGYAAENAL
- the mmgC gene encoding acyl-CoA dehydrogenase, with amino-acid sequence MSQAAASGDTQPVANPKLPPFNWEDALGFDDQLSEEERLVRDSAAAFAQDKLMPGIIEANRHEKFDRSIMNQMGEQGLLGSTIPEKYGCAGLNYVCYGLVAREVERVDSGYRSAMSVQSSLVMHPIYAYGSEEQRMKYLPKLATGEWVGCFGLTEPDHGSDPGSMKTRAKKVDGGYSLSGSKLWITNSPIADLAVVWAKTEDDVIRGFIVERDFKGFETPKIEGKMSLRASITGGIMLDECFVPEENLLPNVRGLAGPFGCLNRARYGIAWGVLGAAEFCWHAARTYTLERNQFGRPLAANQLIQKKLADMQTEITLGLHSCLQLGRNFDANTAAPESISLMKRNNCGKALDIARVARDMHGGNGISDEYHVIRHVMNLETVNTYEGTHDIHALILGRAQTGIQAFF